GCAGCGCCAATGCGCTCCGGGCGCTTTCCAAGGAGGGAGGCGAGGCTGGGATGGCAGCTCTGCCGTGGCTCCTCCTGGCCCGGTGCCCCGACGTCCCACTGGGCTCCGGTCCACCAACCCCGGGGCCGCGGTGCTGCTGGAGCGTGGGTGCTGGTATGGCTCTGGGGCACACCTCCCAGGGGGAAGCCACCTGCGCTGGCTCGGCCCAGCCGGGGCGGAGTGCCCGGTGCTGCTGTGGCCTGTGCCGGGATAGCGGCATCCAGCctcaccagctccctggggagaggCTGCGGCGCTGGGAAGGGTGGCCGGTGCAGGGGATGGCGTTTTGCACAGTGTCACCAGCTGTGGGCTCCTGGTCGGGCAGGACGGAGGGAAGCCAGGTAAGCAGCCGGGCACTGGTGCTCGCCGCCATGCCTCACCGGCATCCTCGCTTCAGCCAGCAGCCGAGGCCTGGAGCTGGCGTGCCGGGACGCAGCaagagccagccctgctccagggagggagcctggccctgcccagctggcagcagtgccGGAGCCGCAGGATGCAGCCCCTGCGTCACGCTCCCACCCTGTCAAGCACAACTTGGGGGCTCCCAGAGGGGAAGGGGCCCGGCTGCCACCGCCAGCGCTGCCCTTGGCCCCGCACCGCTGGCCCCAGGAGCTCTGGCGTGCTTGCAGGGTTAATGTCCACCCACACggacagggacagggctgctccctgggtgcaggccagctgcagccaccatGCCACGGCCCGCTGGGACGGACGGATGCGTGGGGGCCCGGTGCTGCCCCGGGCATGCAGCACCCCCCTGTGCTGGCGGCAACCTGGCAGGTGCCCACGCTGCCTGCAGCGGCAGTGCCTGGGGGGGAgtggcagctgggctgtgggcagggccCTGGCACTGACGGAACTGAGCCCCATGACACGGGAAGGACATGTGTCGCGGCCCTGGGAcacagcagggtgctggggacagagggttctgctgggacagccctggctgcagggaggtggtACACCAGTACTGTGAGCAAGGGTCCCtctggagaggggctgggggctcggcTGTGGCACGGGCAGCCGCGGCACAGAGAAGCGGGGaggcaggcagcgctgccagcaCACATCCCAGCCTCGCTTACTCCTCTGCCCCAGGCTAAAGACCCCCCCGAGATGGCGAATGGCCCCCTGACCACCCACGTGCTGAACACGGCGACGGGGCTGCCGGCCGCTGGCCTGGCTATCCggctgtcccagctgcaggagccgGGGCAGCAGTGGACGGAGCTGGTGCAGAGGTAGGAGAGCCGGCAGCAGCACTACAGGCAGAGGAGGCTGGTGCCTGTTCCCGGGCGAGCCAGCTGCCAGGGGCGTCCCTCggagctggggacagctgcGGTGGCAGGGCTTGCTCCTTCTGATTTCAGGTGGACAGATGCGGACGGGCGCTGCCTGCCCCTCCTGGCTGTGGGACAGGCCGAGGCCGGCACCTACAAGCTGCGCTTTGAGACGGCAGCGTactggcagggcctggggcATGCCAGCTTCTACCCCTTTGTGGAGGTACGGAGCACGGGGAGCAGGTGGATGGGGCCCCAGGAGCCAGCTGCCGCCACACTGGGACCGGAGCAGGGGtccaggtgctgcagccaggctttTGGGAGCTGCCGGCTCCACTCCGAGCATCCCCCAGAGCCCAGCTCTGGCTAGCTGAGCCTGCCGGAGGGAAATCGCAGCCTCTGCCTCCTCACTCTCCCCCAGGTTGTGTTCACCATCACCGACGCCTCCCAGAAGCTGCATATCCCACTGCTGATCAGCCCCTACTCCTACACAACGTACCGGGGCAGTTAGGGGAAAGGCACATCCTCCCCCCAGGGACGCAGGTCACCGGAGGCAGGAAACTACGCTACTGACACCATTAAAGGCTTCAAACAGCACCgcttgttttaaaagaaaaaaaatcaccttcccGGAGGCAGTACACAAATGGCTTCTCAGAGGGGgcggggagaggaggggagaccgaggggcagcacagccagggaggCCAGTTCAGGAGCCTGGGGGGGCCCTACATGGGCCCCCTGCTCCACCCAGTCTGGTGTGTGGGATGCCAGGAGCCCCCCAGCTGTGCCGTGATCCTGGGCCATGCGGGCATCACTTGGTCAGAGCCACCCCGGCTGgcggctgcctgcagctggcatctcccgcagcaggagcagggggctgCTCTGGTGGAAACACCCCccttggggaggggagagagggtCCTCTGGGTCCTGCAGAAGGCTCGCTGGGGTCTGTCAGAGCACAAGGGGGCACGGCCCCGCTCCCTGCATGGCACAGTGGTCCCTCGGTGGGGGCTGGGGTCAGGTGGGCACAGCAACGAGTCCCGCAgggccctgccccagcacctgccccGCCACGGGGCTCACCAGGGGCTTGAAGCCCAGGTTGTCCAGGGGGATGCCAAAGGCTGTCAGCTTTGCCTCAAACGTCTGCAGCATGTCATTGTGTGCCTGCAAGAGAAGTGCTCCCCAGTCAGCCCGAAGCCCAGCTCCAACCCAGCCCCTCCACGCCTGGGCaggggctccctgcagccccttcaCCGGGGCGGGTGGGGAACACCCAATGTGCCTGCCTTTGCAGGGGACACTGGCCTGGCTGGGGCCTGCCTGGCCCAGGGCAcgaagcagctcagctgggctgCTCGAGTCCCTTTCCCTCCACTCTGTGCATGGCCTGGGGCAGCAGGTCCCATTTCCACCCCCCTAAGCCACAGCCAtcgccccccagccccttccctcacCTTACAGGCTCGGGCCAGCTGGAACTGCAGGTCCTTGATGGTGGAGTTCTTGGAATTGAGCATGTCCTGCAAAGGGAGACGGTGCATTAGGCAGCGGCTGCTCAGCCTCGGCAGCATGGTGGCCGTGGCACAGGCGGGAGCAGCGTGGCAGGGTGCACggaggagctgctgtgtggCTGCCGGGCTGGCACCAGGGCACAGCTCATGCGGAGCAGCTcgcagcacagcctggcaggcagcCACCACCCTGCCCCCTTCGAGCTAACACTGCCAGGGacagccagccccaggcagaggCAAGGGATCTCCCTGACCAACGCTACAAACGccggcacagccctgccatCATCGCCTGCCCCGCTGCACAGCAGGGGAGGCGATGGCagcacctgctccagcagcaccgCCTTGCCGTTGTGGCACCAGGGGAATTACAGAGAGGCTGCCCACAAAGACGCTGGAGGCAGCTGCGCAGAGGAATTCCTGgaccccagcagctgcaggagagtTGGACACCGTGACGCCTTCCCAGgaatgtgttttccttcctgctgctgtgacaCCTGCTAGAGAAGTGCCACATCCGCTGCCCTCTCCTACAGGCCCCAAGCCTGGCCACTGCTGCATGCACCCCCAGGGCACCCCGGCAAGAGGGTGCCCGCAAGCTTCGTGCCACCTGCCACGGAGGGGACCTGGACGGGGACAGGCTGGTGCGGGATGGCACCAGGGTGGTGGCCAAGCCAAGCACAGAACCCACGTCCCCTGTCTCAACCCAAGCCCAAGCAAGTGCTGCGTCTCCGGTTACGGCTGCGGCAGGCTCCAGGAATGTGGGTCTCTGCACCGAGGCTTTCTGCGTATGTATTTTTAGCGCAAGGCAGATGCTGCTGAGCCCCTGGGAACCCGGGTACGCcttccctgcaggcagggaggccAGGGGAGGCTCACCAGCTATGGCTGCCCCTGCACAGAGCACCCCGTGTTGCTGACGGACCCCTGCTCACAGCTGGCTGCTCCGCACCAGAGTGCCAGGGAGTGCTGCTCGGCCTGGGGCCATTCTCCTCGAAACAGGCCCCACCTGAGGGACAGATCAGTGCCAAACCCCGACACCCACACACTCTGCTCTCAAGGGAGAGCTGGAgtgccctgcagcactgcacatgGCCCCAGGAGCACCAGGAATGAGTGATGTGGCAGCCACAGCTATGTAGGACGGGGACTGGCACGCCCCAAGGTCTGTgaccagccctgagcagcccctgccccccaagGCCAGCCTCCACTCAGCCCCACAGTGGCACATGGTACCTCCAGCTTGTGCGAGACCAAGGAGATTGCGCTTGGGTCGAGGCTGGAGGCTGCAAGGACCTCGCTGAGCTCcacctcctttttctccaggaCGCTGAGCAGTCCTTTCAGCTTGCGCTCCAGGAGCAGGTTCTTGAACCCTGTTTTCTGCTGCACTTCGTTAATGGCTTTGGTGAACTTCTGGTAGAGCTCATCTCGCTCCGCCTGCACCTGCTCCCAAAGACAGCATGTCTTCACACCACCCCCAGGACCCCCGGGCTGGCGGCCACCCAGGGCTAGCATCAAACTGGTCCGGCAGCTCggccctgcctgctccagccagcGCCCAgccgctgcctgcagcacctgcggcctgcagggcaggcaggtgtggCAGCACAGCTTCCCTGCATGGCTGGCACCCCCTCAGCACCTGcacttctgcttcctcctccctgctggaCATGGGATGACCCCAGCAGCCAACAGGACGGGCCAGGGGTCCCGCTGGGCACTATTTCAGACCACAGAGAGGGCCCTGCAGCACACGGGGGTCTCTCCTCCTCGCAGCTGGCAGGAATCCCTGGCTCACAGCTAGTTAATGTGTCCTAATTAGGACACGATCTCTCCTCCAAAGCCTATTTCTGAATGCACTGAATATGTTGCTGCCTTAATGATGGATTGTTAACGAGGCCTCAGATCAATGTTCATATTCCTGGGGATTTCTACGAATTGCAAATGAGCTCCCTTCTGCCTCAGCAGACTTATCTGGGTTAGccgggggggcgcaggggggaAAAGGCTGAGTCTGGGACAACTCAGTCTACAGGACATATCTGGAGCTGCCCCGGCACAACAAGCTGGGGGGAGCGACCCCTCAACACTGGCAGAAGGAGGGAGCGAGCCGAGGCTGGTGGAGGGAGGGTTGGGGGTGGCCTGTGACAATCTCTCCCCGTGGCTCTGCCCccaagctgctgctgcggcCAGTCCCTCGCAGGCCGGGAGGGAACTGCCAGAGCGTGCATGACTGCTTAGCAAAGTACAAGGCCAGGCCTGTCTGCTGACCGTGGGAGACGCCAAAGCTGTGAGAAGCTTTGTTGGAAGCAGCAGTTACCGCGCAGCTCTGGATTTAGAGCTTCAGAAAGCCCTCAGCTAAGCGCAGACTCTCTGCTAAGCCCTCACACCCAGTCCTCTGTGGAGGGGACAGAGTTTGGAGAGGGAAGTGGGATGCCCAGCCCCACCTGCAGCTCTCACCTTAACAAACCTCTGCTCCAGTACTTCGTGTTCCCACCGAAGATCCTTCAGTTCCTTCTGGGTGACTTTCAGAAGGGCTTTTGTGTTCTGCAAATGGGAAGGGACAGTTAAAGAGCACGGGTTTCTCTGGGAGGTGTGGGGGAAGCGTTTTGGCAAGGGAGGAGAGTGATCAGCAGAGATGTGggtaagaaaaaacaagcacCACCCAACACCAACTCCCTTCCCTCTGTGCAGCAGGGGCTACTCCAGTTTCTCGCTGCCAGAGTCCCGGGAGTCCCACCTGAGATCTTACAGACACCcagctgggtggagagggacTTGAAGGACTTTGCTCAGGCATCTGGCCAAGCCAAGCGGCAGAGGTCACTGCTGAGCGACTCCCTCCAGGGAAGAGCCAGGACAAGGCTCGCCACTCACCATCAGGGCTGCCTTGTCCTTGTCATAGTGGGTCAACTTCTTCTGCAGCTCAGACACCTGTTCCTGGACCTGCCGTAGGGACTCCTTCTGCTTGTTGTTCTGGAGCAGCATGTTTGTATTCTCCTTTTCCAAGTgattctctctcttcttcacCTCCTCCATCTGCTCCTGTTCTTGGGAACACGAGTGCCAActcctgggggctgccctgcctctCAGAGCTTCCCACACTGTCAGGATACCCTCCCGCTGCTGGCCCAGCAAGACCCATCTCCCTGTGCTCTAGAACTACACTCATGTAAGAGTGTAAAACCCTTAAGAGACCGGCTGCACCTACATCACCACTGGGAACTGGCCAGATCTGGGTGAAATCCTCAGAGGCACAGTCCCGTGGTGGAAGGGTGACATGTTGCAGGCCACGCAGGCCGcagcagaggggcaggcagTACCTTCAGCAAGCTGATGAAGGCCAGGTTTTTGGTGGTGGTATCACTGTAGTAGTTCTTGATGTCACTGAAGGCTTTCTCATGGTTCCTCATCAGCTCGCTGATGTGGttgttcttcctctcctccacGTTGTGGATCTCAGTCTTCCTCCGCAATTCAAGCTCATCCCGCAGCATTTGCATCTTCTTGGTGTACTTGGCCTCAATCTCTAGGGGAGCGCACAGGGGGCTGAGTGAGGACCTCCTGGAGACCCCACGTGATGCACTCCAGGTCTGTTAGCCAGCACCAGCCTGGTGCATGCCACTGTGGCATTACTTGAGGACAAGATGCTGATTAGCAGCGTCACCGCAGCTGCCACCAGCGTGTGGAACAGTTATGCTGGGACCATGGTGAGCAGAGCCCAGAAATAGCATCCTTGGAAAGAGGGCATGGAAAAGCTCCAAGTCAGTCCATGCGAACCTGAAACGTCCTCCAAGGAGGACGTCAGAGCGAGGACTCTGCAAGGGCTCCTCCAGCCACCCCACTCCACAGGCTGGAGAAGTACtaccaggcagctgcctgcagtggtaCAGTGTGGCAGCAGTGACaggcaccctgcctgcacccctcaGCCCGCACCACGGGCACATGCCCTCGTTCCATTCACACGATGCTGGGGtccagcagccccagagcaCAGAGGAGCAAGAATTGGGGTAAAACTGGCcagaactgggggaaaaaacagccaGAAGTAGGGAAAAACCATCCTCCTTTCTTAAGGCTCTGCTAGGGAGACCAGCAGcgcagcagagctcaggggaGCCTTCCCCTGCACACTGACAAAGGGAGCTCACGAAGAGCCTATATGCACATCCTGACCTTTCACTTGTCCCTCAAAGACGTTGCACAGCCGGGTGAtctcctccttttgtttctgttaggGAGAAACCATGCATAAGAGGCAGACAACCAAATCCTGAGTCAGCCACATCCCAAGGGATTCTCTCCTGCTTCCTGGGAAAGTCTCCTGCCATGCCACCATTCCCACATTATCCAAGCAAAAGGCAGCTTGTAGGTTCTCCAGTCACTctcacagctccctgctgcaggagaggagtTTCACAGGAGCTGCCCAGGAATGCTTTCTCCCCATTCCTGCACTGACTTTCTAGTGCATCGGTTACCAGTGCTTGCAGGGAACCCCACCCCACGGAGAGAGCCAGGGAGGCAAGCTCATGCTCAcaagctggggctgcaggggctcaGCCTGAggccccaccacctccctctATGGCAGAGGTACCTCACACAGCTCTGGCCCAGCCCAGGACGTACCAGACACAGGTTCTTCACCACCACCTCAtgtgccagctcctgctccttcaGCTCCACTCTCAAGGAGCCCATGTCTTTCCGCAGCTCTATTTCCTGGGCCCAGTGATCATTCTGGGCCTGCTTCATGGACAGAGTGCGCTCCACCTTCACCTCGGTGAGGTTTTCCTGGTGTTCGTACAACAAGTGCTTCACCTTCTGCTTGTAAACCTAAAGACGAGCCATGGATCAGGTGAGGGGCTTCAGCAGGAGACACCCGGAGCTGGAATATTGGCCCAGATGCTCCTGGCTTGCATCccacccagctcctcctcctctttccctctcctctttaGAGCTGCCTGAGGCTCACCAGGAGCTTGGGGCACTCACAACACCTCCGAGctttctcccctcccacctTGATCTCCACTTGATGCcgctcctctgcctcctccattTCCCGGTCCTTGTTCCGCAGCTCTGCTcgcttctcctccagctgctggcgGGTGATCTCCCAGAAGGTGTGAATCTTGTCACGCTCTAGCTGGTAATAGTTGCGCTCTTCCCGTTCCCGGTCCAGCTCCTCCCGGAGGCGCACAacatgcttctgcagctgcaaagccaagagaaaaggagggaaagggacAAGGAGGCCTTGGACAGCTGCTTTTGCAAGACACCCGTGGCAAGCCATGTCACAAACTTGGCAGGACACAGTGGCTGTTACTGGGATAGAGAAGCgcaggagagaaggggaggagCCCTAACACCCTGGGCCTGACAGAACCCATCAGCCTCTAGAAAAGGAGTAACAAA
This genomic window from Falco rusticolus isolate bFalRus1 chromosome 15, bFalRus1.pri, whole genome shotgun sequence contains:
- the GAS8 gene encoding dynein regulatory complex subunit 4 isoform X1 yields the protein MAPKKKADKKADKKADKKADKKADKKADKKAENKAKGSKAPAVVDGLSPVEMSKEQLQKHVVRLREELDREREERNYYQLERDKIHTFWEITRQQLEEKRAELRNKDREMEEAEERHQVEIKVYKQKVKHLLYEHQENLTEVKVERTLSMKQAQNDHWAQEIELRKDMGSLRVELKEQELAHEVVVKNLCLKQKEEITRLCNVFEGQVKEIEAKYTKKMQMLRDELELRRKTEIHNVEERKNNHISELMRNHEKAFSDIKNYYSDTTTKNLAFISLLKEQMEEVKKRENHLEKENTNMLLQNNKQKESLRQVQEQVSELQKKLTHYDKDKAALMNTKALLKVTQKELKDLRWEHEVLEQRFVKVQAERDELYQKFTKAINEVQQKTGFKNLLLERKLKGLLSVLEKKEVELSEVLAASSLDPSAISLVSHKLEDMLNSKNSTIKDLQFQLARACKAHNDMLQTFEAKLTAFGIPLDNLGFKPLVSPVAGQVLGQGPAGLVAVPT
- the LOC119157923 gene encoding transthyretin-like isoform X2, which produces MAALPWLLLARCPDVPLGSGPPTPGPRCCWSVGAGMALGHTSQGEATCAGSAQPGRSARCCCGLCRDSGIQPHQLPGERLRRWEGWPVQGMAFCTVSPAVGSWSGRTEGSQAKDPPEMANGPLTTHVLNTATGLPAAGLAIRLSQLQEPGQQWTELVQRWTDADGRCLPLLAVGQAEAGTYKLRFETAAYWQGLGHASFYPFVEVVFTITDASQKLHIPLLISPYSYTTYRGS
- the GAS8 gene encoding dynein regulatory complex subunit 4 isoform X2 translates to MSKEQLQKHVVRLREELDREREERNYYQLERDKIHTFWEITRQQLEEKRAELRNKDREMEEAEERHQVEIKVYKQKVKHLLYEHQENLTEVKVERTLSMKQAQNDHWAQEIELRKDMGSLRVELKEQELAHEVVVKNLCLKQKEEITRLCNVFEGQVKEIEAKYTKKMQMLRDELELRRKTEIHNVEERKNNHISELMRNHEKAFSDIKNYYSDTTTKNLAFISLLKEQMEEVKKRENHLEKENTNMLLQNNKQKESLRQVQEQVSELQKKLTHYDKDKAALMNTKALLKVTQKELKDLRWEHEVLEQRFVKVQAERDELYQKFTKAINEVQQKTGFKNLLLERKLKGLLSVLEKKEVELSEVLAASSLDPSAISLVSHKLEDMLNSKNSTIKDLQFQLARACKAHNDMLQTFEAKLTAFGIPLDNLGFKPLVSPVAGQVLGQGPAGLVAVPT
- the LOC119157923 gene encoding 5-hydroxyisourate hydrolase-like isoform X5, which gives rise to MQHPPVLAATWQAKDPPEMANGPLTTHVLNTATGLPAAGLAIRLSQLQEPGQQWTELVQRWTDADGRCLPLLAVGQAEAGTYKLRFETAAYWQGLGHASFYPFVEVVFTITDASQKLHIPLLISPYSYTTYRGS
- the LOC119157923 gene encoding 5-hydroxyisourate hydrolase-like isoform X4, which produces MCRGPGTQQGAGDRGFCWDSPGCREAKDPPEMANGPLTTHVLNTATGLPAAGLAIRLSQLQEPGQQWTELVQRWTDADGRCLPLLAVGQAEAGTYKLRFETAAYWQGLGHASFYPFVEVVFTITDASQKLHIPLLISPYSYTTYRGS